The following proteins are co-located in the Verrucomicrobiota bacterium genome:
- a CDS encoding transglutaminase family protein, protein MTKGLSLEQVAEIVEQKLTDRGICLTMGGEPTYLPHHPTGAEWNLDAMGPEKLDYARKMAARLLEAECPGALVLQIFGKWYPGEPLPRWNVLLVDHADEKLWTQPHRLLLEDRKGSNTASKATRIANKIAEKLDLKGRLIPALEEDSNTKKVAGWVLPLDHDGKSWKSVQWPWSKEKPIPLIEGDSPIGLRLPLDELPKRTGRKALTIECKNGALGIFIPPLKWKAFRKLVTLLETIAEENDLRDLIFCGYAPGGCPEEVRTYGLAADPGVLEVNLPPSNNWFEFQAGLSAADKAARKVGLVTTRLHLNGAENGTGGGFHLALGGTSVETNPFVTKPERISSLLRFWQHHPALSYAFSGQYVGPGCQAPRFDEGPTHSLYETEVACEGMASVQSDFDPARIDHFLKNLMTDAAGNTHRAELCFDKFFNTAAPNGCMGIIEFRAFETLPEARMNAVAALFLRSIVTRLFLKPFRKRLRRFGTTLHDEFFLPSRLWQDVEEICTDLQQTGLPFSSGWLKPIFDFRFPLRGKFEIPNGQIEVRQALESFPLMAEESQGRATVRKVDNSTDRLEIRLSDSACLEKGFLLINGIEVAFTEVNGSPVAGVRYKCASAHPALHPNVPIQSPLLFEWVDQKSGKTKTAARYHHWHPTQPVYDGFPKTDAEAAKRRKARWIPANELVGKVATRVTPRISPEYKVTLDLRRQKV, encoded by the coding sequence ATGACAAAAGGCTTATCACTCGAACAGGTTGCAGAGATCGTGGAGCAGAAGCTCACCGATCGCGGGATTTGTCTGACCATGGGCGGAGAGCCTACCTACCTCCCCCACCATCCCACTGGCGCGGAATGGAATTTGGATGCGATGGGACCCGAGAAACTGGACTACGCGAGAAAAATGGCCGCCCGACTTTTGGAAGCCGAGTGTCCAGGCGCGCTTGTTCTTCAAATTTTTGGCAAATGGTATCCTGGCGAACCTCTGCCCCGCTGGAACGTCCTCCTCGTCGATCACGCAGACGAAAAGCTTTGGACCCAACCTCATCGGCTTCTATTGGAAGACCGCAAGGGATCCAACACCGCCAGTAAGGCCACTCGGATCGCCAACAAGATCGCCGAAAAACTGGACTTGAAAGGCCGCCTCATTCCCGCCCTAGAAGAGGACTCCAACACCAAGAAGGTTGCAGGATGGGTCCTTCCGCTGGATCACGATGGAAAATCGTGGAAGTCGGTTCAATGGCCATGGTCGAAGGAAAAGCCAATTCCTCTGATCGAGGGAGACTCTCCGATCGGTCTCCGTCTACCCCTCGACGAACTTCCGAAGAGAACCGGAAGAAAAGCCCTGACGATCGAATGCAAAAATGGGGCTCTAGGTATCTTCATCCCGCCTCTGAAATGGAAGGCCTTCCGGAAGCTGGTGACTCTGCTGGAGACAATCGCAGAAGAGAATGACCTCAGGGACCTGATCTTTTGTGGATACGCCCCTGGAGGATGCCCAGAGGAGGTTCGCACCTACGGCCTCGCTGCTGATCCTGGAGTTTTGGAGGTCAATCTTCCTCCCTCAAACAATTGGTTCGAGTTTCAAGCGGGCCTTTCGGCTGCAGACAAAGCAGCCCGAAAAGTAGGCTTGGTCACCACCCGACTTCACTTGAACGGCGCCGAAAACGGAACGGGGGGCGGTTTTCACCTCGCCCTCGGCGGCACATCCGTCGAAACAAATCCGTTCGTCACCAAGCCAGAGCGGATTTCCTCTCTCCTTCGCTTCTGGCAACACCACCCCGCCCTTTCCTACGCCTTTTCCGGGCAATATGTCGGCCCGGGGTGTCAGGCTCCACGTTTCGATGAGGGACCCACCCACAGCCTCTACGAAACCGAGGTCGCCTGCGAAGGGATGGCATCTGTTCAGAGCGATTTTGATCCGGCGCGAATCGACCATTTCCTGAAGAATCTGATGACGGATGCGGCTGGGAACACTCACCGTGCCGAGCTTTGTTTCGATAAGTTCTTCAATACCGCCGCCCCTAATGGTTGTATGGGCATCATTGAGTTTCGTGCGTTTGAAACCCTCCCGGAAGCACGAATGAATGCCGTAGCCGCACTCTTTCTCCGCAGCATCGTCACCCGCCTCTTTCTCAAACCTTTCCGTAAACGCCTACGCCGTTTCGGCACTACACTCCACGACGAGTTTTTCCTCCCTTCACGACTTTGGCAGGATGTGGAGGAGATCTGCACAGACCTTCAACAGACGGGTCTCCCTTTTTCTTCCGGCTGGCTCAAACCCATCTTTGACTTCCGCTTTCCTCTCCGGGGAAAGTTTGAGATTCCCAACGGGCAAATCGAAGTGCGCCAAGCCCTCGAATCCTTTCCCCTCATGGCCGAGGAGAGCCAGGGACGGGCCACTGTCCGCAAAGTAGACAACTCCACCGATCGCTTGGAGATCCGCCTCAGTGACAGCGCTTGCCTTGAAAAAGGGTTTTTGCTCATCAATGGCATCGAAGTCGCTTTCACCGAGGTAAACGGCTCCCCTGTTGCCGGAGTGCGCTACAAGTGCGCGAGCGCCCACCCCGCTCTCCATCCGAACGTCCCCATCCAATCCCCCCTCCTCTTCGAATGGGTGGATCAGAAATCCGGAAAGACGAAGACAGCCGCCCGCTATCACCACTGGCATCCCACCCAGCCCGTTTACGACGGCTTTCCAAAAACTGACGCAGAGGCCGCCAAGCGACGAAAAGCCCGCTGGATCCCTGCAAACGAGCTCGTAGGAAAAGTCGCCACCAGAGTAACTCCGAGAATCTCTCCTGAATACAAAGTCACTCTGGATCTTCGGCGACAGAAGGTGTGA
- a CDS encoding lytic transglycosylase domain-containing protein encodes MAIGLGPILSAQVPEISREQVDEVIDLAWDLGEAWQRGELPDLAFTPDEFETLALRLEEALRSERLEALADLQTILPTVMAALSETESGRHYVAWLLQRYDYAVVARWSEEEAQEEAEKAAKAPRPEQVDAFQNEYVTNLDVWRYRISERQTPRPRPGLVPLLQNIFSDKGVPEELVWLAEVESSFDPEALSPVGAKGLFQFMPKTAEWMGLSLNPEDERVNPALSAAAAADYLRYLFKRFESWPLVFAAYNAGEGRVRRLLSSESAMDFNGIASVLPSETRMYVPKVLATIQLREGIDPAKIPAPKAER; translated from the coding sequence ATGGCTATCGGACTAGGTCCGATCCTGTCTGCTCAGGTTCCGGAGATTTCGCGGGAGCAAGTGGATGAGGTGATCGATCTCGCTTGGGATCTTGGGGAGGCGTGGCAGCGTGGGGAGCTGCCGGACTTAGCATTTACTCCGGATGAGTTTGAGACACTGGCTTTGCGGCTTGAAGAAGCTCTGAGATCTGAGCGGCTGGAAGCTCTGGCAGATCTGCAGACGATCCTGCCGACGGTGATGGCTGCGTTGTCAGAGACCGAAAGTGGACGTCACTACGTGGCCTGGTTGTTACAGCGATACGACTACGCTGTAGTTGCGCGATGGTCAGAGGAAGAAGCACAGGAGGAAGCGGAAAAGGCTGCAAAGGCTCCTCGGCCGGAACAGGTGGACGCGTTTCAAAACGAGTATGTGACCAACTTGGACGTATGGCGCTACCGCATTTCGGAGCGGCAGACGCCGCGGCCTCGTCCGGGTCTGGTCCCGCTTCTGCAGAACATTTTTTCCGATAAGGGAGTGCCGGAGGAGTTGGTTTGGCTGGCTGAAGTGGAGTCTTCTTTTGATCCAGAAGCACTCAGTCCTGTCGGAGCGAAGGGACTCTTTCAATTTATGCCGAAGACGGCTGAGTGGATGGGTTTATCATTGAACCCGGAAGATGAACGGGTGAATCCGGCGCTGAGCGCTGCCGCAGCGGCTGACTATCTTCGCTACCTCTTCAAGAGGTTTGAGTCATGGCCTTTGGTCTTTGCGGCCTATAACGCCGGAGAGGGGCGGGTCCGACGATTACTCTCAAGCGAGTCTGCCATGGATTTTAACGGCATCGCCTCAGTCCTTCCCTCCGAGACCCGGATGTACGTTCCGAAAGTACTTGCAACCATTCAACTGCGAGAGGGAATCGATCCAGCAAAAATCCCAGCACCGAAGGCGGAGAGATAG
- a CDS encoding GNAT family N-acetyltransferase, with protein MRIRAARETDVEDLFDIRCSVIENHQSREELAELDITPETVAEMITGGEYISLLAEMNERPVGFTMARISEGYIFACFVRPADENQGVGRALMTETERKLFQNGKRDLWLSTGPGCELRAVGFYKRLGWKENGFLDDGQIRFEKTLEAEGFQKTQ; from the coding sequence GTGAGAATCCGAGCTGCAAGGGAGACCGATGTCGAAGACTTGTTCGATATTCGTTGTTCGGTAATCGAAAACCACCAGTCAAGAGAAGAACTGGCCGAGTTGGATATCACTCCCGAAACAGTCGCTGAGATGATTACTGGGGGAGAGTATATCAGCTTGCTTGCCGAAATGAACGAAAGACCGGTCGGGTTCACGATGGCCAGGATTTCGGAGGGTTATATTTTCGCCTGCTTCGTGCGTCCTGCGGACGAGAATCAAGGGGTCGGGCGGGCACTGATGACAGAAACGGAGAGAAAGCTGTTTCAGAATGGAAAAAGGGATTTGTGGCTCTCTACAGGCCCCGGTTGTGAATTGAGAGCAGTAGGTTTCTACAAACGGCTTGGTTGGAAAGAGAACGGCTTTCTCGATGACGGACAGATCCGATTTGAGAAAACCCTCGAGGCAGAAGGATTCCAAAAAACCCAGTGA
- the ispF gene encoding 2-C-methyl-D-erythritol 2,4-cyclodiphosphate synthase — MKPLPFRTGIAYDVHRFHPDRPLILGGIKIPDTPGLEGHSDADCLTHAAADAIFGALALPDIGKHFPPGDPAYLNIDSQKILAFAKEAAGQQGYVLGNLDVMVVAEQPKIGPWIDAMRTRLAETLGATVDQVGIQATTNEGLGSIGRGEGIAAMATVLLIQQEKSE; from the coding sequence ATGAAACCACTCCCCTTCCGCACCGGCATCGCTTACGACGTTCACCGGTTCCACCCGGATCGACCCCTGATTCTCGGAGGGATCAAAATCCCCGACACACCCGGCCTCGAAGGACATTCCGACGCGGACTGCCTCACCCACGCCGCTGCGGACGCAATCTTCGGAGCCCTTGCGCTTCCGGACATCGGAAAACACTTCCCACCCGGTGACCCGGCCTACCTCAACATCGACAGCCAAAAGATTCTCGCCTTCGCGAAAGAGGCCGCAGGGCAACAGGGTTACGTCCTTGGCAATCTCGACGTCATGGTAGTCGCCGAGCAGCCCAAGATCGGGCCGTGGATCGATGCGATGCGGACTAGACTCGCTGAGACATTGGGCGCCACCGTAGACCAGGTTGGAATTCAGGCAACTACCAACGAAGGACTTGGTTCAATCGGAAGGGGTGAAGGAATAGCGGCTATGGCGACGGTTTTACTGATCCAACAAGAGAAATCGGAGTGA
- a CDS encoding IspD/TarI family cytidylyltransferase, whose amino-acid sequence MASPSPGSSYCNRVILLSAGKGNRMKGAVTDKILVPIEGKSSFRRSFEAFAETGIFDEAVVVYRDAEQRDRLKGELADLPDGIPTLPCLWTQGGARRQDSVFRGLTIAGLDTDYIFIHDCARPLVRSSDIQILFERVLQDKAASLARPVTDTLNRVDRRKQQARLCRLRPIDRRGCWAMETPQAFAFNLIFDAYQRARQEDELHTDDCSVATADGARISLVEPSFPNIKITKPGDLVLASFLIQNPNFASEDPQ is encoded by the coding sequence ATGGCGTCTCCCTCTCCAGGTAGCTCCTACTGTAATCGGGTCATTCTGCTGAGCGCGGGGAAAGGCAACCGGATGAAAGGTGCGGTGACTGATAAAATTCTCGTTCCTATCGAAGGGAAAAGCAGTTTTAGACGCAGTTTTGAAGCCTTCGCCGAAACCGGGATTTTCGACGAAGCAGTCGTGGTCTACCGAGATGCTGAGCAGCGTGATCGACTCAAAGGTGAACTTGCCGATTTGCCCGACGGGATCCCCACCCTTCCCTGTTTGTGGACTCAGGGAGGGGCCAGAAGGCAGGATAGCGTCTTTCGGGGCCTAACGATTGCCGGGCTCGATACCGATTACATCTTTATCCATGACTGCGCTCGCCCTCTCGTTCGCTCTTCGGACATCCAGATTCTTTTCGAGAGGGTATTGCAGGACAAAGCCGCCTCACTCGCCCGGCCCGTTACCGACACCCTCAACCGAGTGGACCGCAGGAAACAGCAAGCACGGCTTTGTCGGCTCCGTCCGATCGACCGCCGCGGATGTTGGGCGATGGAAACTCCACAGGCCTTCGCCTTTAACCTGATTTTTGATGCCTATCAAAGAGCAAGGCAGGAAGACGAACTGCATACTGACGACTGTTCGGTTGCCACAGCCGACGGAGCACGCATCTCACTCGTCGAACCGTCTTTCCCCAATATCAAAATCACAAAACCCGGGGATCTCGTTCTCGCCTCCTTTCTGATCCAGAATCCAAACTTCGCCTCCGAGGATCCCCAATGA
- the pyrF gene encoding orotidine-5'-phosphate decarboxylase has translation MSVPQNPPCDIIVALDLPAKEEAMHLLDRMHSRPRRVKVGLQLFTRYGPSIVEAFANRGHKVFLDLKLHDIPNTVAHAVESLSHWPIELLTIHAAGSSGMIEAACEARDRTHPELKIIAVTLLTSISDKSMEKIGMKGDPESAAMRLAALALKGGADGIVCSALEVEAMRGEFGPDPILVVPGIRPAGSEKGDQKRVMTPAEAARAGSSHLVIGRPIYEASDPLKAYDEIAVEIAGSYQ, from the coding sequence ATGTCCGTTCCGCAAAATCCTCCCTGTGATATCATCGTTGCCCTCGATCTTCCGGCAAAAGAGGAGGCCATGCACCTTCTCGACCGGATGCACAGTCGCCCCCGCCGAGTAAAGGTCGGCCTCCAACTTTTCACCCGCTATGGCCCCAGTATTGTCGAGGCCTTCGCGAATCGTGGACACAAGGTCTTTCTCGATCTAAAGCTCCACGATATTCCAAATACCGTAGCCCACGCGGTGGAGAGCCTCTCCCACTGGCCGATCGAACTACTCACGATTCACGCAGCTGGGAGCTCGGGAATGATCGAAGCGGCCTGTGAAGCGAGAGACCGCACCCATCCGGAATTGAAGATTATCGCGGTTACTCTGCTCACTTCGATTAGTGACAAGAGCATGGAAAAGATTGGTATGAAGGGGGATCCCGAATCTGCGGCGATGCGGCTGGCAGCACTCGCACTGAAAGGAGGTGCTGACGGAATTGTCTGCTCCGCACTGGAGGTGGAAGCAATGCGAGGGGAGTTTGGTCCCGATCCTATCCTTGTTGTTCCGGGGATTCGTCCTGCCGGATCTGAGAAAGGAGACCAAAAGCGGGTCATGACGCCCGCCGAAGCCGCCCGGGCAGGCTCCTCTCATCTGGTGATTGGTCGTCCTATCTACGAGGCCAGCGATCCTTTGAAGGCCTACGATGAGATAGCTGTTGAGATTGCTGGATCGTATCAGTAA
- a CDS encoding ThuA domain-containing protein produces MKEPHELLRVAVVTGGHPFDVVGFQDFWSDMPGVKCYIQHLEHYCSSSEKEQDRYEAVVFYNMTDAVPSDKEQPWWKGAPETALRRMTKKGVGVVIWHHALVAFPGWEFWDLVCGHSRRTLKPHFDQEVNHSVQDVDHPILRGLPRHFSLIDETYEMAEPEAEGNHVLLTTDHPDSLRSQVWLRECGESRVLCLIPGHDHHTWNAPEFRQLFSQGIQWVARRRVL; encoded by the coding sequence ATGAAGGAGCCTCACGAACTTTTAAGAGTGGCTGTCGTAACTGGGGGCCATCCGTTTGACGTAGTCGGCTTTCAAGATTTTTGGTCCGATATGCCGGGTGTGAAGTGCTACATTCAACACCTTGAGCATTACTGTTCTTCCAGCGAGAAGGAGCAGGATCGGTACGAGGCAGTAGTGTTTTACAATATGACGGATGCTGTCCCGTCAGACAAAGAGCAACCGTGGTGGAAAGGGGCGCCCGAGACTGCGCTCAGGAGGATGACTAAAAAGGGAGTAGGAGTGGTCATCTGGCATCATGCCCTCGTCGCATTTCCGGGTTGGGAGTTTTGGGACCTGGTTTGTGGTCATTCACGGAGAACCCTGAAGCCTCACTTTGACCAAGAAGTGAATCATTCCGTTCAGGATGTGGATCACCCGATCCTACGAGGACTCCCCCGGCACTTTAGTTTGATCGATGAGACTTATGAAATGGCAGAGCCGGAAGCAGAAGGAAACCATGTGCTCTTAACCACCGACCACCCGGATAGCCTGCGATCTCAAGTATGGCTGCGAGAGTGCGGGGAAAGCCGGGTTCTCTGCCTAATTCCCGGACACGATCACCACACTTGGAACGCCCCAGAATTCAGACAACTCTTTTCCCAGGGTATTCAATGGGTGGCACGGAGAAGAGTTCTCTGA
- the rpmB gene encoding 50S ribosomal protein L28 has translation MSRICAITGRRPIRGGSITRKGQSKKSGGIGTHVVKNTKRTFRPNLQRVRVRLPNGQVKRIWVSAKAIKAGKIVKA, from the coding sequence ATGTCCAGAATTTGTGCAATTACAGGTCGTCGTCCCATCCGTGGGGGTAGCATTACCCGAAAGGGGCAATCCAAAAAGAGCGGTGGTATTGGAACTCACGTAGTGAAGAATACCAAACGAACTTTCCGACCCAATCTCCAGCGGGTTCGGGTTCGCCTGCCCAATGGGCAAGTGAAGCGAATCTGGGTCTCCGCTAAGGCAATCAAGGCGGGCAAGATCGTAAAGGCCTAG
- a CDS encoding secondary thiamine-phosphate synthase enzyme YjbQ: MSVSHHSLSVETRGKGLYEITSLVREAIGSGTISNGLVAVFCRHTSCSLVIMENADPTAADDLERYLDELVPDGTGYQHTAEGPDDMPSHIKMALTRTTETVPLVDGRLALGTWQGIFLWEHRSHPHRRSLVVSVSG, encoded by the coding sequence GTGTCGGTCTCCCACCATTCCCTGTCTGTCGAGACGAGAGGGAAGGGACTCTACGAGATCACAAGTCTCGTTCGAGAGGCAATTGGATCGGGAACGATTTCAAACGGCTTAGTAGCCGTCTTCTGCAGACACACGAGTTGCAGCTTGGTCATCATGGAAAACGCTGACCCTACTGCTGCCGATGATCTGGAACGATATCTTGATGAGCTGGTCCCGGATGGAACAGGATACCAACACACAGCCGAGGGACCGGACGACATGCCCAGCCACATCAAGATGGCTCTCACCCGGACGACGGAGACGGTTCCCCTCGTTGACGGGAGGCTGGCCCTCGGAACGTGGCAGGGGATCTTTCTCTGGGAACACCGATCCCACCCGCATCGCCGCTCTTTGGTGGTGAGTGTGTCGGGTTAG
- a CDS encoding beta-ketoacyl-[acyl-carrier-protein] synthase family protein gives MSGVVVTGLGIISSIGNNLKEALDSLTELKSGIELYEGFADPKIPVHVLGTIKGFETDSMDQEDWGFPERYKINRSFLRSLSPHVLYGFCALTDALADAGLDPEEISDPETGMFTASAGSTSSLVHHVNHLRQYGAERSQPKAIVASIAGTLNFNLASYFHIRGATCGYVSACASSGHALGAAFEEIASGRQNRMIVVGAEDGNTECILPFAAMRALSLNCDPKKASRPFDRDHDGFVGTGGGVAMILESEELAQSRNASVYARLGGYGQASDGFSAVLPQPEGDGLRRAMELGLKRAGLTPADIDYVNAHAPSTPMGDVAEIKALHKVFTETGCSPAVSSTKALTGHALSMASILEAVLSVLALKEGVIPGSANFENPEAGAEDLNIPKVSEKRSFDRLISNSSGFGGANVSLVFERV, from the coding sequence ATGAGTGGCGTTGTCGTTACAGGCCTGGGAATCATCTCGAGTATTGGGAACAACCTTAAGGAAGCTCTCGACTCGCTGACCGAACTCAAATCGGGGATCGAGCTATACGAGGGCTTCGCAGACCCAAAGATACCGGTCCACGTTCTTGGAACGATCAAGGGCTTTGAAACCGATTCTATGGATCAGGAGGACTGGGGATTTCCGGAGCGCTACAAAATCAACCGTTCCTTTCTTCGTAGTCTTTCACCGCACGTTCTGTACGGATTCTGTGCGCTGACTGACGCCCTTGCCGATGCGGGCCTCGACCCAGAGGAAATATCGGATCCCGAGACCGGGATGTTTACAGCGTCGGCAGGTTCTACTTCCTCACTGGTTCATCATGTGAATCACTTGAGACAATACGGTGCGGAGCGATCCCAGCCGAAAGCCATCGTCGCCTCGATCGCGGGGACGCTCAATTTTAATCTAGCGAGCTATTTTCACATTCGAGGGGCTACCTGTGGTTATGTATCCGCCTGTGCCTCTTCTGGGCATGCCTTGGGAGCTGCTTTCGAGGAAATCGCTTCCGGCCGGCAGAATCGGATGATTGTCGTGGGAGCGGAAGACGGGAACACCGAGTGTATCCTTCCTTTTGCTGCGATGCGCGCTCTCTCTTTGAATTGCGATCCCAAGAAGGCTTCCCGCCCGTTTGACCGGGATCATGACGGTTTCGTCGGAACCGGAGGCGGGGTTGCGATGATCCTGGAATCGGAGGAGTTGGCGCAGAGTCGGAACGCTTCTGTTTATGCGAGGCTGGGGGGCTACGGCCAAGCATCCGATGGTTTTAGCGCGGTCCTCCCCCAGCCAGAAGGCGATGGACTCAGACGGGCAATGGAACTTGGGCTAAAGCGAGCTGGGCTTACCCCGGCAGATATTGACTACGTGAACGCGCACGCTCCCTCGACGCCGATGGGTGACGTGGCTGAAATCAAGGCCCTTCACAAAGTGTTTACGGAAACCGGTTGTTCCCCAGCAGTGAGTAGTACGAAAGCCCTCACCGGTCACGCTTTGTCAATGGCGAGCATTTTGGAAGCGGTGCTCTCGGTTCTTGCCCTGAAAGAAGGAGTGATTCCAGGATCGGCCAATTTTGAAAATCCCGAAGCGGGGGCAGAAGACCTCAACATACCAAAGGTCTCCGAGAAACGATCGTTTGATCGGCTGATTAGCAACAGCAGTGGATTCGGAGGAGCTAACGTGAGCCTTGTTTTTGAGAGGGTTTGA
- a CDS encoding SDR family NAD(P)-dependent oxidoreductase: MNSFSQRFPAAFVTGASSGLGLVIAKSLQAEGVEVWAGSRSAKRIVDTGLPFRPVELDLADGEAVRQFIQAPPWTDWPTLLVNNAGYGEFSSIKGVTGESLSKQVTAMLTSAADLARAFLSAGVHHELGTGVVNVSSLAVEFPLPFLHGYNAVKAGLSGFSRSLAIEFPGGGNRAFVLDLRPGDYRTGFNEAIHRKESSDDLAQVWAALEKHLQQGADPEAIWPPLRSALLAGNSGTVRVGTFFQAKFAPFMAKILPERWMSFFQKRYYNIR, from the coding sequence TTGAATTCCTTTTCCCAGAGATTTCCGGCCGCTTTTGTTACCGGAGCCAGTTCCGGTCTGGGACTTGTCATTGCAAAATCCCTACAAGCCGAAGGGGTGGAGGTGTGGGCCGGAAGCCGATCTGCGAAACGCATTGTCGATACCGGTTTGCCGTTTCGACCGGTTGAGCTGGATCTTGCGGACGGAGAGGCGGTGAGGCAGTTTATCCAGGCACCTCCTTGGACGGACTGGCCGACTTTGCTCGTGAATAACGCTGGTTACGGAGAATTTTCTTCAATCAAAGGAGTGACCGGGGAGTCGCTCAGCAAACAAGTAACCGCGATGTTGACCAGCGCCGCAGATCTAGCTCGTGCTTTTCTTTCCGCAGGGGTTCACCATGAATTGGGAACGGGGGTCGTAAATGTGTCGTCTCTTGCGGTCGAGTTTCCTCTCCCTTTTCTTCATGGCTACAATGCGGTTAAGGCGGGATTGTCCGGGTTTTCGCGTTCTCTTGCGATTGAGTTCCCCGGTGGAGGGAATCGGGCATTCGTCTTGGACTTGCGTCCGGGGGACTATCGGACCGGGTTCAACGAGGCGATTCATCGGAAGGAGTCGTCTGACGACTTGGCGCAAGTTTGGGCTGCGCTGGAGAAGCATTTGCAGCAGGGGGCTGATCCCGAAGCGATTTGGCCACCGCTTCGAAGTGCTTTGCTGGCAGGCAACTCTGGAACGGTTCGCGTGGGAACGTTTTTTCAGGCAAAGTTTGCCCCGTTCATGGCGAAGATCTTACCGGAAAGGTGGATGAGCTTTTTTCAAAAGCGCTACTACAATATCCGGTGA
- a CDS encoding glycosyltransferase: MRILALQDYLRVGGTETQFLDLTRRWSRMGNEVCRIVFRRGGPLGGGLKEDEVPVQHLQSIRSPLNWWAPGLERAISQFRPDHMIAFGRNGNSALAALLRKRGGGGVVATVRTGRKLPGRYLRTVRASERVVCNSRFAAGLLEPLGIDGSRISVVENGCRFAERSLPDREGSRYALGVEEDELVILSLGSFVPGKRQHRLLSIWKQLSEQVRSHARLWFVGNGATRREVQRDAGRLLDSARVSFWGNRADVDRFLAAADVLVSVSQEESSPNAIVEALCAGVPVGALRCAGVEELIGDETGGAVFSDSEEGELQLRDWLCGFERSPAIVERARSFRKLAAERFDPDKRAEDYLSLMRGMSSWESGGLSR, from the coding sequence GTGAGAATTCTAGCGCTTCAAGACTATTTGCGGGTCGGGGGAACGGAGACCCAGTTTTTGGATTTAACCCGTAGGTGGTCGCGAATGGGAAATGAGGTCTGTCGAATCGTGTTTCGACGTGGAGGACCGTTGGGCGGCGGTTTGAAAGAAGACGAGGTGCCTGTCCAGCATTTGCAATCCATTCGTTCTCCACTGAACTGGTGGGCACCCGGATTGGAACGAGCGATCAGCCAGTTTCGTCCCGATCATATGATTGCCTTTGGCCGAAATGGGAACTCTGCTTTAGCGGCGTTGTTGAGGAAACGCGGTGGAGGTGGCGTTGTTGCGACTGTGAGAACGGGGCGGAAGCTTCCGGGCAGGTATTTACGCACGGTTCGCGCTTCTGAGCGCGTGGTTTGCAATAGTCGTTTTGCTGCCGGGCTGCTGGAACCGCTCGGAATCGATGGCTCGCGGATCTCTGTGGTGGAGAACGGGTGTCGGTTTGCAGAAAGATCGCTACCTGACCGTGAAGGCTCGCGTTACGCTCTTGGGGTGGAAGAGGATGAATTGGTGATTCTGAGTCTCGGTTCGTTTGTTCCTGGTAAGCGTCAACACAGACTCCTCTCGATTTGGAAACAGCTTTCGGAGCAGGTTCGCAGTCATGCTCGGCTTTGGTTTGTAGGCAATGGAGCCACTCGAAGAGAAGTTCAGCGCGATGCGGGTCGATTGCTGGATTCAGCAAGGGTTTCTTTTTGGGGGAACCGAGCTGATGTGGATCGATTTTTGGCCGCCGCGGACGTTCTAGTTTCTGTTTCTCAAGAAGAGTCGTCCCCCAATGCGATTGTCGAGGCTCTCTGTGCGGGAGTCCCGGTGGGAGCTCTGCGCTGTGCGGGGGTCGAAGAGCTAATTGGAGATGAGACTGGCGGAGCCGTTTTTTCTGACTCGGAAGAGGGCGAACTTCAACTAAGGGATTGGCTTTGTGGATTTGAGCGGAGTCCAGCGATTGTCGAACGGGCCCGATCATTTCGGAAATTGGCAGCCGAACGGTTTGACCCTGACAAGCGTGCCGAGGATTACTTATCGCTGATGCGGGGCATGAGTTCGTGGGAAAGTGGAGGTTTATCGCGATGA